The Gemmatimonas sp. region GGTCGGTGCACTGACGATGATGCTGGGACTCGTCTGGCACTGGGTGTTTCCGATCAACAAGAGCATCTGGACCAGCTCGTACGTCGTGTTTACGGCGGGTATGGGCGCCGTCTCGCTCGCGACTTGCATGTGGATCATCGACGTGATGCAGGTGCGACGCTGGACGTTTCCGTTCGTCGTATATGGTACCAACCCCATGCTCGCGTTTCTGGGGTCCGGATTGATGGCGCGTATCACCTCATCGATCTGGACCTGGGAGACAAGTACCGGCAGTCGGATCTCGGCGCAGGGATTCGTGTTCAACACCCTGTACGCCTCGTGGCTTCCGCTGCGGGAAGCTTCGTTCGCGTACGCCCTCAGCTTCGTCGCCCTCTGGTTCCTGATTCTTTGGGGCGCATGGAAGCGTGGGTTCGTCCTCAAGGTCTGACGATGACGCCTTTCCGGCTCACCAGTACCGTTCGCCGTCGTACGCTCGCCCTGTTCGCGGGCCTTCTTGTCGTCGCGCCGCCTCACGCCGAGGCGAACGCCGCCTCCGGGTCCGCATCGGCGACCGCGATCACCGCGCTGGCGGTGCAGTCGCGATCGACGAGGCAAACCAAGCGCCCCACCCCCAAGAAGAAGACGCCGGCGAAGCGCAGCACTCGCAGCACACGCGCGGGCCGTACCCGCGCGCCCATCGTCCCAGTGTTGCGCTTCACGTCCCCACGTGGCGAAGCGGCGCTCACCAGCGATCTGACCACGTTGCTGGGCAGTCGCACGAAGAACGGGGCATGGGGCGCGATGGTGATCAGCATTTCGCGCGGCGATACGCTGTTTGCGCACGGAGCTGACAGCAAGATGGTGCCGGCCAGCACCATGAAATTGTTCACCTCCGCCATCGCGTTCGAAAAGCTTGGCCCTGAACACACGTTCAGTACCGATGTGCTGCGCGACGGGCCGCTGGAGGCCAATGGGGTGGTGCGGGGCAACCTCGTGCTCCGCGGTGATGGCGACCCGTCGCTGTCGCCGCGCTTCGTGCGTGGTGGCCCCGACGCGTCGATGAGCATGTTGGCGCGCTTTGTGGCTGGCGCCGGCATCAAGCGCGTCACCGGCGACCTGGTGGCCGACGCCTCGGCGCTCGAGCTGCGCGGCATCCCCGAGGGCTGGCTCACGCGCTACGCTGGTGCCGGCTACGCGGCCCCGTTCTCGGCGCTCACGCTCAATGAGAACATCGTGATCGTGGGTGTCACGGCGGGCGGCTCGGGCGGCGCGGCCACGGTGTTCCTCGAACCGGCCACCCGGGGGCTGACCATCACCAACACGGTGCGCACCGTGGCCGGCAGCAGCACGCGCATCAGCGCCCATCGCGCCGGCAACGATCGCGTGGTGGTCTCGGGCACGATCGGCGCGCGCGCCGGTACGGTGCGCTATCAACTCGTGGTCGGCGATCCGGCCACGTTCACCGGCGGGGCGTTCCGCGCCGCGCTGGAGGAGCAGGGCATCACGGTGGACGGCGCCCTGCGCGTGGGGCGCACCCCGGACAACGCGACGCTCGTGACGAGCTTGCCATCGCCGCCGCTGGCGCGCCTGATCTCGACAATGAACCGCGAGAGCATCAACATCTTTGCCGAACTCCTGTTCCGCGGCGCGGCGCGTGGCGCCGACAAGCAGACGCTGGGATCGGCCGAGAATGCATCGGCCACCCTGAACGAGTTCATGGTACGCCAAGTCGGTGCCGCGCCCGACGCGGTGAGCGTCACTGATGGCAGCGGCCTGTCCGTCCTCGACCGCGTCACCCCGCGCAGCCTGGTGCAGTTGCTGGCCCACGCCCACCGTGCCCCCTGGGGCAGCGCGTTCCACGCGTCGTTGCCGGTGGCCGGTGAATCCGAACTGCTGCGCAACCGCATGCGCGCCACGCCGGCCCAAGGCAACCTGCACGCGAAGACCGGCACGACGAACGACGTGATCGGCCTGTCGGGCTATGTGACCGCTGAAAACGGCGAAATCCTGGCCTTCGCGTTCCTGTACAACGGTAAGGATCGCTGGCACGCCCGCGAGACGATCGACGCCATGGGCCCCACGATGGCGGCGTTCTCGCGCGAGTGAGCGTCGGGTGGTCGCAGCTCTCGGCACCGCGTCGGCCGGCACTGAGCTGACGTTCGGTCGTTCGCTGGTTCACGCGAAGCTCGCGAAGGGCCGCGAAGGTTCGCGAAGAACAGCAACAAAAATGCTTCTGCCGTTCTTCGCGATTCTTCGCGGCCCTTCGCGCGCTTCGCGTGAACCTACGGTCCAGCCGCTACCGAGGAGCCGTTACCGCCGAGCCGCTACCGCCGAACCGTTACCGCGGAGCCGTTACCGCGGAGCCGCTACCGCTTGCCCCGCGACTTGCGGGCCTTGCCGCTCGGCAGCGGTCCGCGAACGGTGCGGGCGCCGGCTGACGGGTCGAGGGCGATGCCCTTGGCCACGCTCATGGCACGGACCATGGTGGTCGAGAACGACGCGCTATTGGAGCCGGCGACCACGGTGCTGTTGTAGCCGACCGCGAACGCCCCGCCGATGCCGCTGGGGGCGCCGGTGACGCTCCAGAGCAAGTCCGTGGTGCCGGTGGTCAGGGCGTTCCACGAGGAGCCGTTGTAGCGCAAAAGCGTGCCCTGTTCGCCCGTGGCGTAGAGATCAGCGGCGTTCGGGCCCCAGACCGACGTGAGTACCCGGCTGCTGCCGGTCGAAATCGACGACCACGACGTGCCGCTCAGGGAGAACGCGACCCCGCTGCTCCCCGACGCCGCGGCGCCGACCGCGGTGGCGCCCGTGCCGCTCGACCAGACGCCGGCGAGCGTGCCCGTCGTGTTCACGTTGACGGTGCTCCAGCCACCAGTGCTCAGCCGGAGGGCCGCTCCATTCTCGCCCGTGGCGACGATCTCCGTGGGCGACGAACCGTGAATGGCCCACAGCGCATTGCTGCTCGTGGCGGCAACGGCCCACGACGAGCCGTTGTAGCGGACGACCTCACCCGCCGCCGTCACCGCGTACACATTCGATCCGCTGGTGCCCCACAGACCGTACACGCTGGCGGTGGACGGGAAGCTCATGGCCGTCCACGTTGCGCCATTGAAGCGCAGCATGGTGCCGTTGTCGCCGGCCGCGAAGGCTTCGGTGCTGCTGGCACCCCAGACCGCGTTCAGCGTGGCCGTGGTCGGCGTGGCCTGTCGCGCCCACACCGATCCGTTCCACCGATAGATGAATCCGAATTCGCCGACCGCCCACGCATTGGTGGCTGACGTCGTCCAGGCGTCGATCAGGTCGGGAGCCAGTCCGACCGTCTCCCACGTTCCGGTCGCGAGACGCTGTACGCTGCCGCGCTGTCCGCCCGCCCACACCTGACCGGCGGCGTCGGCCGACACCGCGAACATGCGCGGGGTGTACGGCGTGGTCACTCGGGTGAGCGTGCCACTGTTCAGCAGGAGCAAGCCATCATCGCTGGCGATATAGAGCCGCGTATCGCTGGCCGACACCGCGCTGACGGCATACAGGTCGGCCACGATGCCGTTGCTGTTCACGGTCGTCCAAGTACCGCCGCTGAACGACAGGATCGTGCCGAACGCGCCGACGGCCACCACGTTGGAGCTGGTAATGCCCGACACGCCGCTGAGTGACTCGGTGGTCGGGACCGTCTGACGCGACCAGCTGCCATTGCCGAAGCGAAGCACTTCGCCGTTCGCGCCCACCGCGAACGCGATGCCACCGCTCGCCCATACACTGTTCAGCGTCTGCGTCGATCCGGTGCTGTTGACGCTCCACGCCGACCCATTCCAGCGCAGCGCGGTGCCATTCTCGCCTACCGCGAAGCCGCTGATCGTGCTCTCCATGAACACGCTGTTCAAGCGGTTCGTGGTACCCGAGCTCTCGATGCTCCAGATCGAGCCATCGAAGTGGATCGTGACCCCGTTCGTGCCCACCGCCATGACGTTGCTGGACGACGATCCGTGCACGGCCAGGAATTGCGTTCCGTACGAGGCGCCGCGTACGGCGACCGACCAGGTGCTGCCATTCCACCGGAACACGTCACCCACGCTGTTGACCGCGAAGGCACTGTTGGCGTCGATCCCGCGCAGCGAGACGACATCTTCGTAGAGCGCGCCGCCGAGACGCGTGGCGGCCCACGTCGTTGCGAGGCCGTTGGACACCGACACGAAGGCGGTATCACGCATCGTGGTGTCGGCCACCGACTGCACGATAACGCTGGTGCTGCCGAGCGCGATCGCCGTGACCTGTCCGGCCGCGCTCACGCTGGCTACCGCGCTGTTCGAGCTGCGATAGGTCACCGCCGTCGACAATGGGGCATCTGCCACCACCGTCGGTACCAACTGCACGGTTTGTCCGGCCAGCATGGCCGACGTGCCGGGCGTGACGCTGACCGACCGCACGACAGCCGCGACCGTGATCGTGGACGTCGCGCGGCGCGAGGTATCCGCGACGGCGACGGCGCTGACTTCAGCCGACCCGACAGCGATACCGGTTACGACACCCGTTGCCGAGACCGTCGCGACTGAGGCATTACTGCTACGCCACGTGACGGCCGTGGTGGCGCCGTTCTCCGTGGTGACGTTTGCGACGATCGTACGCGTACCACCCACGCCGACGGTGGCCGCCGCCGGTGAAACACTCACCGCGGCCGCATAGCGCACGGTGAACAACGACGTGGCGCGCTTGGTCGTGTCGGCCGCGGAGATCGCGGTGATGATAGCCGTACCGGCCGACACCCCACTGACCAGCCCAGACGATGACACGGCGGCGACCGTGGCGTTGCTCGACCGCCAGATCACCAACTGCGAAGCGCCGGGATCAGCAGTAAAGTTGACGCCGAGTTGGCGTGTGTCGCCGGTGAAGATCGTGGCGGCGGCGGGCGTGATATCGAGATCGCGTACCACCGGCACGATCGTGACGGCGGCCGTGCCGCGGCGCGTGGTGTCGGCGACGGACACCGCGGTAATGAGCGTGCTGCCCACTGAGACGCCGGTAACGACACCGGTCGACGAGACCGTCACGACGGCGTTGTTCTGGCTGCGCCACGTGAGCGCGGTGCTGAGGCCGGGCTCGAGATTGACCGAAGCGGCGAGCGTGCGCTGCTCGCCGGTGCCCATCGACAACGTAGATGGTGCGATGGCGATCGAACCCGCCGACGTCACGGTCACCTGCGCGGTAGTGGTCACACGGACATCGCCGACGGCATTCACGCGAATGATGGTGTTGCCGGGCGCCACACCGGTCACGATACCCTGCGTGTTCACCGCCGCGATCGACGGATTGTCGGAGAGCCAGCGGAGATCCAGCAACGCGCCGGCGTCAGCATCGACCGTGGCGTTGAGCGGCAGCTGACCCCCGGCGATCACCGATACCGCCTGCGGCGCGATCGTGATCTTGCGAACGGCGAGTACGCCGACGCTGATCTCGAGCACCAGATCGCCGGTGCGGGCACGAATCGTCGCTCGGCCCGGCGCACGCGCCGTGACCATCGCGGTCGACCCACTTCCCGCGACATCGGCGATCGTGGCATCGGAGCTCGTCCAAGTGACCGGTACGCCGGCGATCGCGTTACCCGACCGGTCGCGGGCCGTGACCGTGATCGATTGCGACGCGCCGACGGCATTCAGATTGAGTGCGCCAGTCGAACTCTCGAAACGCGTGGGCGTACCGCCGGTGCCGTTGCCGGAACTACCCGTGACGCCATCGGCCGGCACGGCGCACGCGTGCAGACCGATGGCGAGCATCGATCCGAGCGTGACCGGCGAGATCCAACGGGCTGCGCGACGAAGCGTCGAGCGCGAGCCGTACTTGTTCGGGGAAACACGCATGAGAACAGCACGCACCAGCGAAGGTCGAAGCGCGCTGCTGTGGAATCACGGGTACATCCCCGTCAATATCCGCAGCGCACAATGTCATCCAACTCACACTTTGGACGACCGATGCCGACGCGCGGCATCATTTCGCGCAGGCGTTTGTCAGGGATATCACGGCACGGGCACCGCCGTTACAGCGGAGGCGTCCGGGACAGTTTTTCGTCCCGAACGCTCAAGTTTTTCACTCACCGTGCACAAAAAACAGTGTGATACGGATGAGCGAACGGCGCCGTGACCCAGGTCACCGCGCCGTTCGCCTTCGTCACGACCGTGACACCTGCCCGCGGTATCGCGAGGCGATCGCGAGGCTAGCGCGATGACTTGCGTTTGCGTGCGATGCCGTGTGGCTGCGGACCGCGGCGTACGCGAGCGGAAGCAGACGGCTCGAGTGACCCGAGTGCTGGCGCATCCGATGTCGCGCGAATGGCCGCACGAAACGCCGAGGATCCACTCGCGGCGACGATCGTGCTGTTGATGCCGACCGCAAATCCTGCGGACGCATTCGGTGCACCCGACACGCTCCACAGCAGGTCCGTCGTCCCGGTGGGCATCGACGTCCACGTATTGCCGTTGAAGCGCAGGATCGTACCGTTGTCGCCCGTTGCGTAGAGATCGAATTCACTCGGGCCCCAGAGCGCCGTGAGCGCTGGCGTCGCGCCCGGCTGCAGCGACGACCACGCGGTGCCGTTGTAGCGGTAGGCGATACCGGTCGTACCCGCGGCGTTCGCGCCGTCGGTGAACACGTTCGTGGCGGCCGTGAGCCAGATGCCGGCCAACGTGCCGGTGGCAGGTGCGGGGAGTGCCGTGAAGACCGCACCGTTCAGTCGCCAGACTGCGCCATTCTCGCCAGCGGCATACACGTCGGCCGCCGATGTCCCGTAGACCGCCCACAGCGGCGAAGGGGCGGTGGTCAGCAGCGTCCACGCCGATCCGTTGAAGCGATAGATCTCGCCGGCCTTCGTGGTCGCATACACGTTGCCGCCGTTCGTGCCCCAAAGCGCCGAAACCGTACTCACACTGGGAAAGGCCATCGGCACCCACGCGCTGCCGATCAGTCGCAGCATGATGCCCGATTCGCCGCCGATGAACCCCTCGCCGGTCGTGGTCGTCCACACGCTCGTGAGCGTAGCCTGCGTGGGCACCGTGACTTTGGTCCAGTTGCTGCCGTTCCAGCGATACACGAACCCGAACTCACCGACCGCCAACGCGTTATCGGCCGCGGCCGTCCACACGTCGAGCAGATCGGGCGCCAAATTGTTCGTGGTCCAGGTGGCCCCGCCACCGTCGGCACTGCGTAGCACCGATCCCCGTTCGCCACTCGTCCATGCGGTACCCGTGGCATCCACGCTCACACCAAACAGCTGCGGCGCATACGGGGTGCTCACCAGCGCTGCAGTGATGCCATCGAGCTGCGCGACACCGCCGTCGCCGACCAGATAGCGACGTCCACCGTTGGCGGCCGAGCCGCTCACGTGGTACAGGTTGCCGGCCAATCCGCCGACACCGAGCACCGACCACGCCGTGCCGTTCCAGCGCAGGAGCGTGCCGTTGGTGCCCACGATGACCACATCGGCGGCGCTGTTGCCGTGCACGCCGTACAGCAGCTCCGAGCTCGGCACCGCTACGCGCGCCCACGTGGCCCCCACGCGACGCAGGACTTCCGTATTCGCGCCCACGGCATACACCACGTTGTCGCCGCCCCAAACGCCGTTCAGGGTCTGCGTGGAGTTGGTGGTTTCCGTGCTCCATGTGTTGGTGGCCAGCTGCAGCACGGTACCGTTGTTGCCGGCCGCCCACGCCACGGTTTGGCTCTCTACCCAGACTGCGTTGAGCGTCTGGGTGGTGCCCGATGTCATCGCGCTCCACGCGGTGCCGTTCCAGCGCGCTATCGCACCGTTGGTGCCCACCGCGATGATGTTCGTGGCCGACGAGCCATGCAGCGCCAGATAATCGGCACTGTTCGACAGCGACAGCGTCCACGTGGTGCCGTTCCAGCGATAGACGTCGCCTTGCAGGTCGATGGCAAACACGTTCGCCGCGCTCACCGCGAAGATCGACAACAGATCGTCGCGCAACACACCGCCCAGTCGCGTCGCGCTCCACGCCGCGGCCAGTCGAGGCACGACATTCAGCGTCACCGTGTCGCGTTTCGTGCCATCGGCCACCGACGTGGCGGTGATCAGCGTGCTGCCCACGCTCACCGCGCTTACGACTCCCTGCGCCGAGATCGTGGCGACACCACCCGCGCTGGAGCTCCAGGTCACGCCGGTGGCGACACCGGGATCCGCACTGACGACGGCCGTGAGCGTGGTGCTGGTGCCGGGATTAATGCCGACGTTGCGCTGCGCAATGCTCACCGTGACCGGGCGCGCGGCTACGGTAATCGCACTGGTGGCGCGGCGCGTGGTATCGGCGGTGGAGAGTACCGTGACGGTGGTGCTGCCCAGCGCGATGGCGGTCACGAGGCCGGTGGCGCTCACAGTGGCGGCGGCCGGATTGCTGGAACGCCAGGTCACCGTCTGCACCGCACCGGCGTCGGCGGTGACCGTCGCGGTGAGTTGCTGTGAGGCGCTGATGAACAACGATGCCGTGGTCGGCGACACGGCGACGGTGCGCACGACGGGCACCACGTTGACGGTCACGGTCGCGCGCAGGGTGGTGTCTCCGACCGCAACGGCGGTGATGGTGGCCGTGCCCTGCGCCACACCCGACACCACGCCAGCAGCCGATACCGTGGCGATGGTGGCGGCACTGGTTCGCCACGTCACCGTGGTGGGAAGTCCGGCGTCGATTTGTACGGTGGCCTGCAGCGCCTGCGTCTGCGCCGTGCCCAGCGACACCGCGGTCGGACTGACGGTGATGTTGCGCGCCGCCTGCACCGTGATCGTGGCCGTCGTGCTCACGCGCGTGTCGGCCGCGGCCGTGGCGCGGATGGTGGCCGTGCCGATGCCGATGGCCGTGACAAGTCCGGTACTGTTCACCGTGGCCACGGTGGGTGACTCGCTGCTCCACGTCACGCCGGTGCCGGCGCCATTGATGGCATCGACGCCGGCGCTGAGCGATTGCGTTTCGCCCACGCGAATGGTGGCCGTGACGGGCGTGACGGTCACGCCGCGCACCGTGGGTGGATTCACGACGACCGGCGGCCCGGAGGGATCGCCGCCGCCACCGCACGCCGCCACCGCGAGCGTAAGCGCGACGGAGCGGACACGACGTAGGCTCGACGTGAAACGGATCCGGGAAGACGACAGGGCTGAGTGCATGGCGTGGCGAGAGTGACAGGCGAGCCGACCCGGACGACAGCGGGTACCCCGAGAGTCGGAGTACCCGCGGCTACTTACGCCGGCGGAATGGTGACCGTGCTGAATTCCTGCGTGTCGCGCGGCGCGGTCATGGCCGCCGGATTGAGGATCTCGTCGAGCTGCTCGCGCGTGAGCAGCTTGCGCTCGAGCACCAGGTCGAAGACGCCGCGTCCACTGGCGAGGGCCGTCTTCGCAATGTCGGTCGCGATTTCATAACCGAGCACGGGCACCAACGCCGTCACGATGCCGATCGAATGCTCCACGAAGTAACGCATGCGGTCGGCATTGGCGGTGATGCCGGTTACGCACCGCTCACGCAGCACGAGGCACGCGTTGCGCAGCATGTCGATGCCGCGCAGCAATCGATACGCGATCACGGGCTCGAACGCGTTGAGCTGCAGCTGCCCCGCTTCGGCCGCCATCGTGACCGTGACGTCGCCGCCGATCACTTCGAAGCACACCTGATTCACGACTTCGGGAATGACCGGGTTCACCTTGCCCGGCATGATCGACGAGCCAGGCTGCATCGCCGGCAGGTTGATCTCGCCGAATCCGGCTCGCGGCCCCGACGACAGCAGGCGCAGATCGTTGCAGATCTTCGACAGCTTGGTAGCCGTGCGCTTCATGACGCCCGAGAGCTGCACGAAGGCGCCCGTGTCGCTGGTTGCTTCCACCAGGTCGAACGCCGTGATCACGGGGACCTCGGCGATCACGGCGAGATGTTTGCACGCCAGCGCCGCATAGCCCGGCGGCGCATTGATCCCGGTGCCGATCGCGGTCGCGCCAAGATTGATCTCGCGAATCAACGACTGGGCTTCGCCCAGGCGGTCCACGTCTTCCTGCAGGGTATGCGAAAAGGCCATGAACTCCTGACCGAGCGTCATCGGCACCGCATCCTGCATCTGCGTGCGCCCCATCTTGATCAGCGGCGCGAACTCGACGCCCTTGGCGCCGAAGGCATCCGCCAGGCGCGCCAATTCAATGCGGAAGCCCGACAGGCTCTTGTGCAGCGCAATGCGCACCGCCGTGGGATACACGTCGTTGGTGGACTGGCTGAGATTGACGTGATCGTTGGGTGAGATCACGTCATACGCGCCACGTTGCTGATTGCTGAGCTCGAGCGCGCGATTCGCGATCACTTCGTTGGCGTTCATGTTGGTGGAGGTGCCGGCCCCTCCCTGAATCATGTCTACCAGAAAGTGCTCGTGATGACGGCCGGCGCGTATTTCGCGGGCGGCGCGGATAATCACATCGGCATGCTCCTGTTCCAGCAGACCGAGTTCGAGGTTGGTTTGCGCGGCCGCCTCTTTCACTGCCGCCAACGACTCGATCAGCACCGGGAATTCTCGAAGTGGAATGCCGGTGATGGGGAAATTCTCGAGCGCGCGCAGCGTCTGCACGCCGTACAGCGCTTCATAGGGCACGTCGCGCTCGCCAAGCAGGTCGTGTTCCTGGCGGGTGCGGTGGCCGCCGAAGCCAAGCGTGCGGCCGCGGCCCACGAGTGTGGCATCGGCACGGCGCAGACGTGCCGAAATCGCGCGAGCGGCACGGGCCACCAGCGCTGCGTAGAGCTGCGGCGCTTCACGCGTGATGTCGTCGAGCTGATCGCGGGCCAGCACCATCGCGGTGCCCGGCATGATCACGCGCGCGGTGGTGCCGTGGGCGGAGTCATCGAGCAGCAGGCCTTCACCGACCGCTTCGCCGGCACCCAGGGTGACGAGGCGCGTGGTGCGACCATCCGACGACTTCTCGATGGCGACGGCACCGCTCAACAAGATCGCGAAGCGCTGGCGGGCTTCGCCTTCGTTGAAAATGGTGTCGTCAGGGACGAGCGTGAGCGGCGTGACGTGCCGCGAAAGCTTCCAGAGGTGCGCGTCGGTGAAGCCCTCGAGAAACGAGGTCGCGCGCAGCGCATCGGCGATTTCGGCCGGAGTGGTCATGGGGGGGAGTAAAGGTAGGATGCTACTGTAAAGAAGGTGCCCGACAAACCTGCCTCTCGCCACCAGTCGCTTGCTGCGATATCGTCGGTTTGATCACCAGAAGACCATTCGTGGTACCCTGTCGTCACCCGACCCTGTTCCGGAGCCTCACGTGCCTTTGTCCCGTCGCGACTTTCTCGAGCGCTCCGCTGCGCTGGCCGCAGCCGGCTTCGTTCCCCGTCTGCCCGACGACTTCGGGCAGGAACTGGGCCACACGGCGTCGGCGCCGGCCACGATCCCCGAATTCCGCGGGCGCCCGTTGGTGGTGTCGTCGTCGAACGGCATCAAGGGCGTGAAGGTCGCCTACGACAAGATGCTGACCGGCGAAGACCCGCTGGACGCCGCGATCGCCGGCGTGAATCTAGTGGAGCTCGATCCCACCGATCAGTCGGTGGGGCTGGGCGGATTGCCAAACGAGGAAGGCGTGGTCCAGCTCGATGCGTCGTGTATGCATGGCCCGACGCGCCGCGCCGGCTCGGTGGCGGCGATCGAGGGGATCGCCACGCCGTCGCTGGTGGCCAAGGCGGTCATGGACTACACCGATCACGTCATGCTGGTGGGCGCCGGTGCCACGAAGTTCGCCAAGGCGATGGGCTTCAAGGAGCAGAATCTGCTCACCGAGCAGTCGCGCCAGGACTGGATGCGCTGGAAGTCGCGATTGAACGCCAACGACGCGTGGCTCAATCACGACGAGGACATCAAGATCAAGTTCACGACGGGTACGATCAACATGAACGCCGTGAACGGCGCGGGAGACATCGGATCGGTGACCACCACCAGCGGCATGGCGTGGAAGGTGCCCGGCCGCATCGGCGACTCGCCGGTGATCGGCGCCGGGCAGTACTGCGACAACCTGGTCGGCGCCGCCGGCAGCACGGGACGCGGCGAGGCCAACATCAAGACCTGCGCGTCGTTCCTGATCGTGGAGTTCATGCGCCAGGGGCTGACGCCCGAGGCGGCCTGTCTCAAGACCCTCGAGCGGGTCGTGGCCATGACGGAAGCCCGCCTGATGGGCCCCAACGGCCGCCCCAAGTTCGATCTCGAGTTCTACGCCCTCACCAAGGACGGACGCTTCGGCGGTGCCACGCTG contains the following coding sequences:
- the dacB gene encoding D-alanyl-D-alanine carboxypeptidase/D-alanyl-D-alanine-endopeptidase; this translates as MTPFRLTSTVRRRTLALFAGLLVVAPPHAEANAASGSASATAITALAVQSRSTRQTKRPTPKKKTPAKRSTRSTRAGRTRAPIVPVLRFTSPRGEAALTSDLTTLLGSRTKNGAWGAMVISISRGDTLFAHGADSKMVPASTMKLFTSAIAFEKLGPEHTFSTDVLRDGPLEANGVVRGNLVLRGDGDPSLSPRFVRGGPDASMSMLARFVAGAGIKRVTGDLVADASALELRGIPEGWLTRYAGAGYAAPFSALTLNENIVIVGVTAGGSGGAATVFLEPATRGLTITNTVRTVAGSSTRISAHRAGNDRVVVSGTIGARAGTVRYQLVVGDPATFTGGAFRAALEEQGITVDGALRVGRTPDNATLVTSLPSPPLARLISTMNRESINIFAELLFRGAARGADKQTLGSAENASATLNEFMVRQVGAAPDAVSVTDGSGLSVLDRVTPRSLVQLLAHAHRAPWGSAFHASLPVAGESELLRNRMRATPAQGNLHAKTGTTNDVIGLSGYVTAENGEILAFAFLYNGKDRWHARETIDAMGPTMAAFSRE
- a CDS encoding Ig-like domain-containing protein encodes the protein MRVSPNKYGSRSTLRRAARWISPVTLGSMLAIGLHACAVPADGVTGSSGNGTGGTPTRFESSTGALNLNAVGASQSITVTARDRSGNAIAGVPVTWTSSDATIADVAGSGSTAMVTARAPGRATIRARTGDLVLEISVGVLAVRKITIAPQAVSVIAGGQLPLNATVDADAGALLDLRWLSDNPSIAAVNTQGIVTGVAPGNTIIRVNAVGDVRVTTTAQVTVTSAGSIAIAPSTLSMGTGEQRTLAASVNLEPGLSTALTWRSQNNAVVTVSSTGVVTGVSVGSTLITAVSVADTTRRGTAAVTIVPVVRDLDITPAAATIFTGDTRQLGVNFTADPGASQLVIWRSSNATVAAVSSSGLVSGVSAGTAIITAISAADTTKRATSLFTVRYAAAVSVSPAAATVGVGGTRTIVANVTTENGATTAVTWRSSNASVATVSATGVVTGIAVGSAEVSAVAVADTSRRATSTITVAAVVRSVSVTPGTSAMLAGQTVQLVPTVVADAPLSTAVTYRSSNSAVASVSAAGQVTAIALGSTSVIVQSVADTTMRDTAFVSVSNGLATTWAATRLGGALYEDVVSLRGIDANSAFAVNSVGDVFRWNGSTWSVAVRGASYGTQFLAVHGSSSSNVMAVGTNGVTIHFDGSIWSIESSGTTNRLNSVFMESTISGFAVGENGTALRWNGSAWSVNSTGSTQTLNSVWASGGIAFAVGANGEVLRFGNGSWSRQTVPTTESLSGVSGITSSNVVAVGAFGTILSFSGGTWTTVNSNGIVADLYAVSAVSASDTRLYIASDDGLLLLNSGTLTRVTTPYTPRMFAVSADAAGQVWAGGQRGSVQRLATGTWETVGLAPDLIDAWTTSATNAWAVGEFGFIYRWNGSVWARQATPTTATLNAVWGASSTEAFAAGDNGTMLRFNGATWTAMSFPSTASVYGLWGTSGSNVYAVTAAGEVVRYNGSSWAVAATSSNALWAIHGSSPTEIVATGENGAALRLSTGGWSTVNVNTTGTLAGVWSSGTGATAVGAAASGSSGVAFSLSGTSWSSISTGSSRVLTSVWGPNAADLYATGEQGTLLRYNGSSWNALTTGTTDLLWSVTGAPSGIGGAFAVGYNSTVVAGSNSASFSTTMVRAMSVAKGIALDPSAGARTVRGPLPSGKARKSRGKR
- a CDS encoding Ig-like domain-containing protein codes for the protein MHSALSSSRIRFTSSLRRVRSVALTLAVAACGGGGDPSGPPVVVNPPTVRGVTVTPVTATIRVGETQSLSAGVDAINGAGTGVTWSSESPTVATVNSTGLVTAIGIGTATIRATAAADTRVSTTATITVQAARNITVSPTAVSLGTAQTQALQATVQIDAGLPTTVTWRTSAATIATVSAAGVVSGVAQGTATITAVAVGDTTLRATVTVNVVPVVRTVAVSPTTASLFISASQQLTATVTADAGAVQTVTWRSSNPAAATVSATGLVTAIALGSTTVTVLSTADTTRRATSAITVAARPVTVSIAQRNVGINPGTSTTLTAVVSADPGVATGVTWSSSAGGVATISAQGVVSAVSVGSTLITATSVADGTKRDTVTLNVVPRLAAAWSATRLGGVLRDDLLSIFAVSAANVFAIDLQGDVYRWNGTTWTLSLSNSADYLALHGSSATNIIAVGTNGAIARWNGTAWSAMTSGTTQTLNAVWVESQTVAWAAGNNGTVLQLATNTWSTETTNSTQTLNGVWGGDNVVYAVGANTEVLRRVGATWARVAVPSSELLYGVHGNSAADVVIVGTNGTLLRWNGTAWSVLGVGGLAGNLYHVSGSAANGGRRYLVGDGGVAQLDGITAALVSTPYAPQLFGVSVDATGTAWTSGERGSVLRSADGGGATWTTNNLAPDLLDVWTAAADNALAVGEFGFVYRWNGSNWTKVTVPTQATLTSVWTTTTGEGFIGGESGIMLRLIGSAWVPMAFPSVSTVSALWGTNGGNVYATTKAGEIYRFNGSAWTLLTTAPSPLWAVYGTSAADVYAAGENGAVWRLNGAVFTALPAPATGTLAGIWLTAATNVFTDGANAAGTTGIAYRYNGTAWSSLQPGATPALTALWGPSEFDLYATGDNGTILRFNGNTWTSMPTGTTDLLWSVSGAPNASAGFAVGINSTIVAASGSSAFRAAIRATSDAPALGSLEPSASARVRRGPQPHGIARKRKSSR
- a CDS encoding aspartate ammonia-lyase, translating into MTTPAEIADALRATSFLEGFTDAHLWKLSRHVTPLTLVPDDTIFNEGEARQRFAILLSGAVAIEKSSDGRTTRLVTLGAGEAVGEGLLLDDSAHGTTARVIMPGTAMVLARDQLDDITREAPQLYAALVARAARAISARLRRADATLVGRGRTLGFGGHRTRQEHDLLGERDVPYEALYGVQTLRALENFPITGIPLREFPVLIESLAAVKEAAAQTNLELGLLEQEHADVIIRAAREIRAGRHHEHFLVDMIQGGAGTSTNMNANEVIANRALELSNQQRGAYDVISPNDHVNLSQSTNDVYPTAVRIALHKSLSGFRIELARLADAFGAKGVEFAPLIKMGRTQMQDAVPMTLGQEFMAFSHTLQEDVDRLGEAQSLIREINLGATAIGTGINAPPGYAALACKHLAVIAEVPVITAFDLVEATSDTGAFVQLSGVMKRTATKLSKICNDLRLLSSGPRAGFGEINLPAMQPGSSIMPGKVNPVIPEVVNQVCFEVIGGDVTVTMAAEAGQLQLNAFEPVIAYRLLRGIDMLRNACLVLRERCVTGITANADRMRYFVEHSIGIVTALVPVLGYEIATDIAKTALASGRGVFDLVLERKLLTREQLDEILNPAAMTAPRDTQEFSTVTIPPA